A single genomic interval of Heliangelus exortis chromosome 20, bHelExo1.hap1, whole genome shotgun sequence harbors:
- the BPTF gene encoding nucleosome-remodeling factor subunit BPTF isoform X18 — MRGRRGRPPKQQQPAAATAQASSPAPPVPAGPIGGLRSRQRGSSRGRWATSAQAETAGPKQKGAGAAQASSPAAAASPRGGSKRKGGSGSSSTPGGGGSSGKGRGRAGAGGSGGGGGGGSCNSQGRAASSRRSISKVVYDDHESEEEEESMVSEEEEEGDPEDNQDSEEEEEEEIMEEEDDDDSDYPEEMEDEDDASYCTESSFRSHSTYSSTPGRRRQRVHRPRSPILEEKDIPPLEFPKSSEDLMVPSEHIMNVIAIYEVLRNFGTVLRLSPFRFEDFCAALVSQEQCTLMAEMHIVLLKAVLREEDTSNTTFGPADLKDSVNSTLYFIDGMTWPEVLRVYCESDKEYHHVLPYQETEDYPYGPVENKIKVLQFLVDQFLTTNIAREELMSEGVIQYDDHCRVCHKLGDLLCCETCSAVYHLECVKPPLEEVPEDEWQCEVCVAHKVPGVTDCVAEIQKNKPYIRHEPIGYDRHRRKYWFLNRRIIIEEDSESEKDKKIWYFSTKIQLAELIECLDKDYWEADLCKTLEEMREEIHRHMDVTEDLTNKARGNNKSFLSAANDEILDIIRARKGEIVEDKNTADDEAEKPKSDADNEQTDAERAKEESGDQDKIEETPTEQDEEKVKTEEATVIGDKSNSVASSTDDNNTNPSAGENSCSEGKNPVGCQSENPDSNNVAEKKVASELPQELSEETGEMIPSNSSIAPAAPQSDVENSNSSELGSGQNDSLKTPDDAENAERGSQTSEDTGEKSNGERSDSPGAGKGTPGSTRMLTRLRNPDSKLCQMKSQQVAAAAHEANKLYKEGREVLVVNSQGEVSRMNTKKEVVMKGNINNYFKLGQEGKYRVYHNQYATNSFALNKHQHREDHDKRRHLSHKFCLTPAGEFKWNGSVHGSRVLTISTLRLTIIQLENNIPASFLHPNWASHRSNWIKAVQMCSKPREFALALAILECAIKPVVMLPIWRESLGHTRLRRMTALEREEKEKVKKKERKQEEEETMQQATWVKYTFPVKHQVWKQKGEEYRVTGYGGWSWISKTHVHRFMPKLPGNTNANYRKLLPTKSEDEKCNLDKRKGQSKVKTEKDRTKDSHDLQAKDKADDSETLEKVQVKEEKSCEEKVEVDTVSENSDHAKDKAEKGIDGENDKVIKEEPMDVDDEKTEPSGKDEESHCKRDIINVSEGFHLRTCYKRKVKSSKLDGLLERRIKQFTLEEKQRLERMKLEASAKAGGIPSVSPQKNIDELQMRKVKEGSQFDMSSQDQSCISNKTQTEDAEQDCLPISSISCTKTSEPSLPLTDRLSKREGQLLGEDSPQSSEGESSIHNDSKESNPDPMTADGQEALEEPENSFVDGLKHTNTEWDDSETSKKTLKQKLPTARVSQHDQENLEPVVTESTCRKDTLGTLEKTDSEGNSEQQSKDPENNCMIKSHIEPSSSQESEMEEDIAPGKTENKSENKSIIPQKSVSKDLETFNTELTSETNLESQTQENMEKVEAEEDLLSSKLTEANGQKKAQDTSTVNKHLDQTNLNSVTDKKNNKDEETETNLEKSAFQINGKDSDNKLLSNDDCLGKDTCETKTGGDIEPKVNNINKSIPEHEIKPLTFKESSVKPFMNGDIMVEDTKDKNNVDPKSHLQSSPEFEAGEGLQPADEVPKYVQTAEEKQLSPERSAFVGTSTPAHGVCAENNLNSETESMETEVIEDKKAAPSPVTSCEESSLSSDFADQNGVQTYKVENINGENKIKTVITEVTTTTSTVSTESKTVFKVAETVASDEKTTVVSSTENCAISTVTTTTTVTKLSTPATDSNVDVISVQEHSKTVVTTTVTDSLTTPEGTLVTSMTVSKEYSTKDKVKLMKFARPKKTRSGTALPSYRKFVTKSSKKSIFVLPNDDLKKLARKGGIREVPYFNYNAKPALDIWPYPSPRPTFGITWRYRLQTVKSLAGVSLMLRLLWACLKWDDMAAKAPPGGGTTRTETSETEITTTEIIKRRDVGPYGIRSEYCIRKIICPIGVPEAPKETPTPQRKGLRSSALRPKRPETPKQTGPVIIESWVAEEELELWEIRAFAERVEKEKAQAVEQQAKVSEQKKAEEFKAQLEAQLKHQRLAAQQKRLEQQKQIPAAGVAPAVTTTSSTTTTVSTPQKVVVGPLPGPVPTGTKVVLTTKVGSPATVTFQQNKNFHQTFATWVKQGQSSTGVVQVQQKVLGIIPSTTGASQTYTSFQPRTATVTIRPNTTGTLGTTSTSQVVQGTPLRPGMTVIRTPLQQSSLGKTIIRTPLVVQQGQTQQVVTQIIRGQPVSTAVSSTSTASSSAGQKTVTSPGTPPQQMQPQTPSQPPRPQQGQVKLTMAQLTQLTQGQGGSQGLTVVIQGQGQTTGQLQLIPQGVTVIPGPGQQLMQAAMPNGTIQRFLFTPLPAAATTASTTTTTVSTSTSATGEQKQALQAQPASALPPAQPQSQPQVQPQGQNQNTQPVPPAQPQAPQPALQPEPQTQPEPQTPASVDSPVTPEAQSSKSPVQSPAQPQAQGQSPVQVQSQQQTGILPQGQSQVQPQQPAQVVMKQNAVIEHLKQKKTLTPAEREENQRMIVCNQVMKYILDKIDKEEKQAAKKRKREESVEQKRSKQNATKLSALLFKHKEQLKAEILKKRALLDKDLQIEVQEELRKDLAKIKKEKEKAQAAAAAAAAAAAAAPPPPPPPPPPPPPQQHAASITSTSSSSSSSSSSSSSTTLPMAVSSQKRKREEEKDSSASKSKKKKMISTTSKETKKDTKLYCICKTPYDESKFYIGCDLCTNWYHGECVGITEKEAKKMDVYICNDCKRAQEGSSEELYCICRTPYDESQFYIGCDRCQNWYHGRCVGILQSEADLIDEYVCPQCQSTEDAMTVLSPLTDKDYEGLRRVLRSLQAHKMAWPFLEPVDPNDAPDYYGVIKEPMDLATMEERILKRYYKKVTEFVADMTKIFDNCRYYNPSDSPFYQCAEVLESFFVQKLKGFKASRSHNNKLQSTAS, encoded by the exons ATGCGGGGCCGGCGAGGCAGGCcgcccaagcagcagcagccggcGGCGGCCACCGCTCAGGCGAGCTCCCCGGCTCCGCCCGTCCCGGCGGGCCCCATCGGGGGGCTGAGGTCCCGGCAGCGGGGCAGCAGCCGCGGCAGGTGGGCGACCTCGGCCCAGGCGGAGACGGCGGGGCCCAAGCAGAAGGGAGCCGGGGCTGCCCAGGCCTCttcccccgccgccgccgcctcccccaGGGGGGGCAGCAAGAGGAAGGGaggcagcggcagcagcagcacccctggtgggggaggcagcagcGGTAAGGGtaggggcagggctggggctggaggatCAGggggaggaggcggaggaggcaGCTGCAACAGCCAAGGCAGGGCTGCCTCGTCCAGGAGGAGCATCAGCAAAGTGGTGTACGATGATCATGAGagtgaagaggaggaggagagcatgGTGTccgaggaggaagaggagggagacCCCGAGGATAACCAGGACTCcgaggaggaagaagaggaggagataatggaggaggaggacgacGACGACTCTGACTACCCTGAAGAGATGGAGGATGAAGACGATGCCAGTTATTGCACTGAGAGCAGCTTCAGGAGCCACAGCACCTACAGCAGCACCCCAG gtagGAGAAGACAAAGAGTGCATCGTCCTCGTTCTCCAATCTTGGAAGAAAAGGACATCCCACCCTTGGAATTTCCTAAATCCTCAGAGGACTTAATGGTGCCTAGTGAGCATATAATGAATGTTATTGCCATCTATGAGGTACTAAGGAACTTTGGCACTGTTTTACGCCTCTCTCCTTTTCGTTTTGAGGacttctgtgctgctctggtAAGTCAAGAGCAGTGCACACTTATGGCAGAGATGCATATAgtgcttttaaaagcagttttacGTGAAGAAGACACTTCAAATACTACCTTTGGACCTGCTGACCTCAAAGATAGCGTTAATTCCACTTTGTATTTCATAGATGGAATGACGTGGCCAGAGGTTCTGCGGGTATATTGTGAGAGTGACAAGGAATACCATCATGTTCTTCCTTACCAAGAAACAGAGGACTATCCTTATGGACCAGTAGAGAATAAAATCAAAGTTCTGCAGTTTTTAGTGGATCAGTTTCTTACAACAAACATTGCACGTGAGGAGTTGATGTCAGAAGGTGTTATTCAGTATGATGATCATTGTAGGGTTTGTCACAAACTTGGGGATTTGCTTTGCTGTGAAACTTGCTCAGCTGTGTACCATCTGGAGTGTGTGAAGCCACCTCTAGAAGAGGTACCAGAAGATGAGTGGCAGTGTGAGGTCTGTGTTGCACATAAGGTGCCTGGAGTAACTGACTGTGTTGCTGAAatccaaaaaaataaaccatacATTCGACATGAACCTATTGGATACGACAGGCATAGACGAAAATACTGGTTCCTGAACAGAAGAATCATTAT agaggaagattcagaaagtgagaaagacaagaaaatctGGTACTTTAGCACAAAGATACAGCTGGCAGAGTTAATTGAATGCCTAGACAAAGATTACTGGGAAGCTGACCTATGCAAAACTCTGGAAGAAATGCGTGAAGAAATTCATCGGCACATGGATGTGACAGAAGACCTCACTAATAAAGCAAGGGGCAACAACAAGtctttcctttctgcagcaaaTG ATGAAATTTTGGACATTATCAgagcaagaaaaggagaaatagtGGAAGataaaaacacagcagatgATGAAGCAGAAAAGCCCAAAAGTGATGCTGATAATGAGCAGACAGATGCTGAGAGGGCCAAGGAAGAGTCTGGAGACCAAGATAAAATTGAGGAAACACCCACTGagcaagatgaagaaaaagtgaaaacagaag AGGCAACAGTCATTGGGGATAAAAGTAACTCTGTGGCATCAAGCACTGATGACAACAACACAAATCCTTCTGCAGGAGAGAATAGTTGCTCTGAAGGGAAGAACCCAGTGGGGTGTCAGTCAGAAAACCCTGATAGCAACAACGTGGCAGAGAAGAAGGTGGCATCTGAGCTCCCTCAGGAACTCTCAG AAGAAACTGGTGAGATGATCCCTAGCAACAGCAGCATTGCACCTGCTGCACCTCAGTCAGATGTtgaaaacagcaacagcagtgAGCTGGGCTCTGGGCAGAATGACTCCCTTAAGACACCTGATGATGCTGAAAATGCAGAGAGGGGATCCCAGACTTCAGAGGACACAG gaGAGAAATCTAATGGTGAAAGAAGTGATTCTCCAGGTGCAGGGAAGGGCACACCAGGTTCCACACGAATGCTGACAAGATTACGAAATCCAGATAGCAAGTTGTGCCAGATGAAAAGCCAGCAggttgctgctgcagcacatgaAGCAAATAAATTgtataaagaaggcagagag GTTCTGGTGGTCAACTCTCAAGGTGAAGTCTCTCGAAtgaacacaaagaaagaagTTGTGATGAAAGGAAATATCaacaattatttcaaattagGGCAAGAGGGGAAGTATCGTGTTTATCACAACCAATATGCCACAAATTCATTTGCCCTGAACAAACACCAGCACAGGGAAGACCATGACAAGAGACGACACCTCTCACATAAATTCTGTCTGACTCCTGCTGGAGAATTCAAATGGAATGGGTCTGTACATGGCTCCAGAGTTCTCACCATATCCACTTTGAGGCTGACTATTATTCAGCTGGAAAACAACATCCCAGCATCATTCCTCCACCCTAACTGGGCTTCCCACAG GTCTAACTGGATTAAGGCTGTTCAGATGTGCAGCAAACCCAGAGAATTTGCACTAGCTCTGGCTATTTTGGAATGTGCAATCAAACCAGTTGTCATGCTGCCCATCTGGAGGGAGTCGTTGGGGCACACtag ATTACGTAGAATGACAGCAttagaaagagaagaaaaggagaaagtgaaaaaaaaagagagaaaacaagaagaagaagaaacgATGCAGCAAGCTACATGGGTGAAATACACATTTCCTGTCAAACATCAA gtttggaagcagaaaggagaagaataTAGAGTAACAGGATATGGTGGCTGGAGCTGGATTAGTAAAACACATGTCCACCGGTTTATGCCCAAACTCCCTGGCAATACTAATGCAAATTACAGGAAGTTGCTACCAA CAAAGAGTGAAGATGAAAAATGCAACTTGGATAAACGAAAAGGTCAAAGTAAggtgaaaacagagaaagacagaaCAAAGGATTCTCATGATCTGCAAGCTAAAGACAAAGCAGATGATTCAGAAACCTTGGAGAAAGTGCAAGTGAAAGAAGAGAAGTCCTGTGAAGAAAAAGTAGAAGTTGATACAGTTTCTGAAAACTCAGATCATGCAAAAGACAAAG cagaaaaaggaatCGATGGTGAAAATGACAAAGTCATCAAGGAAGAACCTATGGATGTTGATGATGAGAAAACTGAACCCTCtggaaaagatgaggaaagTCACTGTAAGAGGGATATAATCAATGTCAGTGAGGGGTTTCATTTAAGGACTTGCTACAAAAGGAAAGTGAAATCATCCAAATTAGATGGACTGCTTGAGAGGAGAATAAAACAATTTacactggaagaaaagcaacGTCTGGAAAGGATGAAGCTTGAGGCTAGTGCTAAAGCAGGAGGCATTCCATCTGTAAGCCCCCAGAAGAACATAGATGAGCTACAGatgagaaaagtaaaagaaggCAGCCAGTTTGACATGTCTTCCCAAGATCAAAGCTGTATTTCAAATAAGACCCAAACTGAAGATGCAGAACAGGACTGTTTGCCCATCAGCAGCATCTCTTGTACCAAAACCAGTGAGCCCTCTTTGCCTTTGACAGACAGGTTGTCAAAAAGAGAAGGCCAGCTACTGGGTGAAGACTCACCTCAGTCCTCTGAAGGGGAAAGCTCCATTCACAATGATAGTAAAGAAAGCAACCCTGATCCTATGACTGCTGATGGACAAGAGGCTCTTGAAGAGCCTGAGAATTCATTTGTGGATGGCTTGAAACACACAAATACAGAATGGGATGATTCAGAAACGAgcaaaaaaactttaaaacaaaaactacCTACTGCCAGAGTATCTCAGCATGACCAAGAAAACTTAGAGCCAGTGGTAACTGAAAGCACCTGTAGAAAAGACACTCTGGGGACTCTTGAAAAAACAGATTCAGAAGGGAATTCTGAACAGCAGAGCAAAGATCCAGAAAACAACTGTATGATAAAAAGCCATATTGAACCATCATCCTCTCAAGAAAGTGAAATGGAGGAAGACATTGCtccaggaaaaactgaaaataaatctgaaaacaaGAGTATAATTCCCCAGAAGTCAGTTAGTAAAGATCTAGAAACATTTAACACAGAGCTAACATCTGAAACAAACCTTGAAAGTCAAACTCAGGAAAACATGGAGAAGGTAGAAGCTGAAGAGGATTTACTGAGCTCTAAACTGACTGAGGCCAATGGTCAAAAGAAAGCTCAGGACACCAGTACTGTAAACAAACACCTTGATCAGACAAATCTAAATAGTGTTACTGACAAAAAGAACAATAAGGATGAAGAAACTGAGACAAACTtagaaaaatcagcatttcaAATTAATGGAAAAGACAGTGACAATAAATTGTTATCAAATGATGACTGTTTAGGTAAGGATACCTGTGAAACTAAGACAGGGGGTGATATTGAACCCAAagttaataatattaataaatccATTCCAGAACATGAAATAAAACCATTGACTTTCAAGGAATCTTCAGTAAAGCCATTCATGAATGGTGACATCATGGTAGAGGAcacaaaggacaaaaataatgtGGACCCAAAGTCACATCTGCAGAGTTCACCTGAGTTTGAAGCAGGAGAGGGGCTTCAGCCAGCAGATGAGGTTCCCAAGTACGTGCagacagctgaagaaaaacagctttctCCTGAGAGATCTGCATTTGTTGGCACTTCCACACCTGCACATGGTGTCTGTgcagaaaataatctgaatagTGAAACAGAATCCATGGAAACTGAAGTAATTGAGGATAAGAAGGCTGCTCCATCACCTGTAACCTCATGTGAGGAATCTAGCTTGAGTAGTGACTTTGCTGATCAGAATGGTGTACAGACATATAAAGTGGAAAATATTAATggagaaaataagattaaaacTGTTATTACTGAAGTGACTACCACGACATCCACCGTGTCAACAGAATCCAAAACTGTGTTTAAAGTTGCAGAAACTGTAGCTTCTGATGAGAAAACAACAGTGGTGTCATCTACAGAAAATTGTGCCATATCCACTGTAACTACCACAACTACTGTAACCAAACTTAGCACTCCAGCTACAGACAGTAATGTTGATGTCATTTCTGTACAAGAGCACAGTAAAACAGTGGTTACAACAACAGTAACTGATTCCCTGACCACCCCAGAAGGCACATTGGTGACTTCCATGACTGTCAGCAAGGAGTATTCTACTAAAGACAAAGTGAAGTTGATGAAATTTGCAAGACCCAAAAAAACTCGTTCTGGAACTGCCTTGCCATCTTATAGAAAATTTGTCaccaaaagcagtaaaaaaagcatctttgttTTACCCAACGATGACTTAAAAAAGCTGGCCAGAAAAGGAGGGATCAGAGAAGTTCCTTATTTCAATTACAATGCAAAGCCTGCCTTGGATATCTGGCCATATCCATCCCCAAGGCCAACTTTTGGGATCACTTGGAG GTACCGACTACAAACAGTGAAATCATTGGCTGGAGTGAGCCTGATGTTGAGGTTGTTGTGGGCATGTCTCAAATGGGATGATATGGCAGCCAAAGCTCCCCCTGGGGGAGGAACTACACGTACAG AAACATCTGAAACTGAAATTACAACAACAGAAATAATCAAGAGAAGAGATGTTGGTCCCTATGGAATCCGGTCAGAGTACTgtataagaaaaattatttgtccCATTGGTGTACCAGAGGCTCCAAAAG AAACTCCAACACCCCAGAGGAAGGGACTACGATCAAGTGCACTAAGGCCAAAAAGGCCAGAAACACCCAAGCAAACGGGCCCTGTTATAATTGAGAGTTGGGTAGCAGAGGAGGAATTGGAACTGTGGGAGATCAGGGCATTTGCTGAAAG ggtggagaaggaaaaggcacAGGCAGTTGAACAACAGGCTAAGGTTAGTGAACAGAAGAAGGCAGAGGAATTCAAGGCCCAATTGGAGGCTCAACTAAAACACCAACGATTGGCTGCCCAGCAG AAACgtctggagcagcagaagcagatcCCTGCTGCAGGTGTGGCCCCTGCTGTCACTACAACCAGCAGCACTACAACTACTGTCTCAACACCACAGAAAGTTGTGGTAGGGCCTTTACCTGGCCCAGTCCCCACTGGAACCAAAGTAGTACTTACTACAAAAGTGGGTTCTCCAGCTACAGTAACATTCCAACAAAACAAGAATTTCCATCAGACTTTTGCTACTTGGGTTAAACAAGGCCAGTCTTCAACAG GTGTTGTTCAAGTTCAGCAAAAGGTGTTGGGTATCATTCCATCAACTACAGGTGCAAGTCAAACATATACTTCATTCCAGCCAAGGACAGCAACAGTAACCATTAGGCCAAATACCACAGGGACATTAGGAACAACAAGCACTTCACAA GTAGTGCAAGGGACACCACTCCGTCCTGGGATGACAGTGATAAGGACACCACTCCAGCAGTCATCCCTTGGGAAAACCATCATCAGAACACCTCTAGTGGTGCAACAAG GTCAGACACAGCAAGTGGTGACTCAAATAATCAGGGGTCAGCCTGTCTCCACAGCAGTTTCTAGTACCAGcacagcctcttccagtgctggACAGAAGACTGTCACAAGTCCTGGAACACCTCCTCAGCAAATGCAGCCACAAACCCCATCACAGCCCCCTCGCCCACAGCAGGGGCAAGTGAAACTGACTATGGCCCAACTCACACAACTAACACAAGGACAG ggtggCAGCCAAGGATTAACTGTGGTAATTCAGGGACAAGGTCAAACTACTGGTCAATTACAATTAATTCCTCAGGGTGTGACTGTAATACCTGGTCCAGGACAACAGCTTATGCAAGCAGCAATGCCAAATGGTACAATTCAGAGATTTCTTTTCACCCCACTACCAGCAGCTGCTACTACAGCTAGCACAACTACAACAACAGTTTCCACTTCAACCTCGG CTACAGGGGAACAGAAGCAGGCTCTACAGGCACAGCCAGCATCAGCACtgcccccagctcagcctcagAGCCAGCCCCAGGTCCAGCCTCAGGGGCAGAATCAGAACACGCAGCCtgtgcccccagcccagccccaggcaccCCAGCCAGCACTTCAGCCTGAACCTCAGACCCAGCCTGAACCTCAGACTCCAGCATCTGTTGACTCTCCAGTCACACCTGAAGCACAATCATCTAAATCTCCAGTTCAgtctccagcacagccccaggctcAAGGGCAATCTCCAGTCCAAgtccagagccagcagcagacTGGAATCCTTCCACAAGGCCAGTCCCAAGTCCAGCCTCAGCAACCAGCTCAG GTGGTTATGAAACAGAATGCTGTCATAGAGCACTTGAAACAGAAGAAGACATTGACTCcagctgaaagggaagaaaatcagaG aatgATTGTGTGCAACCAAGTGATGAAGTATATTCTGGATAAGatagacaaagaagaaaaacaggcagCTAAGAAACGAAAGCGAGAGGAGAGTGTGGAACAGAAGAGGAGTAAACAGAATGCTACTAagctctcagctctgcttttcaagcATAAAGAAcagctgaaagctgaaatactgaaaaaaagagcactTCTGGACAAAGATCTACAAATTGAAGTGCAG GAGGAGCTAAGGAAAGACTTGGctaaaattaagaaagaaaaagaaaaagcccaggcagctgctgctgcagccgCAGCCGCTGCAGCCGCCGCGCCaccgccaccaccaccacctcctccaccaccaccaccccagcagcacgcagccagcatcacctccacctcttcatcctcctcctcttcctcctcctcctcctcttccaccaCCCTCCCCATGGCTGTGTCCTC